The segment GATTCAGGGGCTCCTTGACCAAGCGAGAGAATTCTCTTCAACGTTCTCGATGAGCTCATCAAATTTTACCCTTTTCTGCTTGATCTTATTGGCAAGGACATTGATAAGCACATATCATTTGCTGGCATGGGTCTTAGATTCTTCAAATGGTACTTTCTTGGAGAAAATCCAGAAGATTTGGGTAGGGAGGAAGAGCTTCTTGAATTTGACAGACTAAATGGTGTCTTTCCTTGAAAAACAGAAGAGAAGGAACCCCATACAGAACAGGGTAGGTGAGGTGGTGGTAGAGGTTCGGGTCACAATTCTGGTCGGGGTAGAGGACATCCTCCGAGTAGAGGCTTTGGAAGAGGCCGAGCTCCAAAGCCTCCATCAGAGCTAGATGAAGACTCTTAATCAGATAGGTTTTTTATGTTGGGAGTTGTTTCCTTTGAGGCTGTTGCAAAGCCTTTAGTTGGCTATttagtttttttggattttttttattttttttaaaagaaaaatttctCTGCTAAAATTAAACTTTCATAATTTCTACTAAGACTTTGTTATCGTAGCTTTAAACTTTCAAGATAATTTTGAAAGACTGTAGGGGTTTCATAAGGTTTAATTTTTGTGAGATAAACTTATTTTCATTCTGAGCCCAGAATTGTTTTGCGTTTCcctttatcgatcaaaaaaaaaattgtcatttcaGTGATGTCAagattacaaaaaaaaaacaaaaacattgatATTGACAAACAAAATattgaatatataaattaaaattttattaatataaaaacataattttttttcttttcaaacaaATAATTCAAAATGAATAAAAAGTATATCAAAAGAAGACGTCAAATTATCCTTTCTCTCAATGTAAACTAATATACCAACACAATAGATTTTTTCAATATAAACTAATAAAACAATGGTAATATAAAATGTCTCAAAtcttagaaattgaataattaattttatttcaaaattgtatTCATTTCAATAAAATCCCTCCCATAACAGTAACTAAAAACTTATAGTACTTGATAGGCAAGTTAATAGGAGTTTCACAAGAATAATGTTACAACTTATTAAGGAAAGTTGAACATGACAATTCTGTTTTACATCTCATTTGCATCCTAAAATCttaagaaaatcatcaaaccaGATAATGTTTTGTTTTACAGAAGAATaatatctgattgaagaatagTCATGTAAGACTAGTCGTCTCTGAGCGTCCCCCTTAATGAGCCATATAGGAGCAAAAAATTTCAGAAAAATAGTCGTGTAAGATTAGCAGTGTACAATTGGGTTCTGCAGAGGCATACAAAATGGAATTCCATCCATTGATTTTTAGATGGCTATGTACAATTTTACTTGTGACGGGTAGCGTTTTGGAGGAAGGCTGTACTTTGGGACTTGGTGGGCACACTGGAATGCTTAGGAATAACCGACTGCGGCGTAGTTCTCTGGAGAAGTTAAAGAGATCTCGAATCCCTTATTCCTATGATTCACATATAAGTATCTCTCCATACGAAGCATACAACTATACCCAAATTGTGGACCATTTTGGGTACACACCAGAGAGCTATCAAACCTTTCCCCAGCGATATTTCATAGACAAGTCGAATTGGGGCGGCGCTCAAAACAATTCTCCCGTATTTGTATGGTTGGGTGAGGAAGGAAACATTGCATTCGACTTGGGCGTGGGCATCCTGGTAGATCAGGCTCCTAATTTCAAAGCTCTTGTGGTCTACATAGAGGTAAGTTTACAATTCCATATAATCACATATTCTCTACGTGTTATATTAGAGCTCAAAGTTCACTAAGTACAGTACTTTTTCTTGCAAATTGTGTTGTTAGAGGGCTAATTGTGTTCATGTATGTAGCACCGTTATTATGGAACGTCAATGCCATTCGGGGGAGAGAAGGAAGCGTATGCAAATGCGAGCACAATGGGTTATTTCACATCCACTTGAAGAAAACATTAAACGCTGAGAATTGTCCAGTCGTCGTGTTTGGTGCATCCTACAGTGGAAGTAAGTATGATTTCTTTCAAATGAACCCATACTCTCTGTGGAAAGTAAGTGGGATTCAATCATTGAAATGGTATTGTTGCAGTGCTAGCTGCATGGTTTCGCCTCAAGTATCCACATCTAACAATTGGGGGCCTCGCATCATCGGCACCTATCCTTTACTTCGACAAGATAACTCCCACTTTTGGTTATGGCAGTGTTGTCACCAAAGATTTCAGAGTATGTTCATTCATCTCCTTCACCTTAATCTCCCTTTGTTACCATTAAATTTGACGTTTGAGAGTATGGCGCAGAATGTGAGTGAAATTTGCTACAGAAGAATTAATGAATCGTGGGATATGATGGACAAAATTGCGTCTAGCCCTCGAGGCCTGCTAAACCTAAGCAAACAATTTAACACTTGCGAGTAAGTAATATCTTCATACCTTATGTCACCTAAGCATTACTTGTAATCAAAATCTTTTGATGGGTTATTACTTCCGCAGAAATATTACGGATAAGGGCGCCCTCTACGATATGCTATTGATTAAGCTACTTGGGCACGTTGTGAATGGAATTTCAgtgtcttgtttgatttctctgaaaGCATTGTAGCTATCGTAACTGAAGAGGGTAAGTTGGTTCAGAATACCTAAGTAGAAATAGTTTTTCTTACAAGAATTGAATGTTACGCAGGAACGCATTGTGAGGACATTGCATATTCAGGCGCCgacatcatgatcatgatcatccaAATATGGATTAATGATTACAAGAGATCATGATCATCCAAATATGGATTAATGATTAGAAAAACTAATTTGAATAATTTATAGAAGGGGGATAAACTTCTAGACATTCAAATGAATCCAATACAATTATAGTGTTGTTACCTAATTCTTTATGATGAATATTCGTATGAGTGAGATTTGCATAGCCTTATCAATTGGGtttttatttacataaaatcacatatatatatatagtcgtaTGAGTGAAATGTGCATATCCATATCAATCAGGTTTTTATTtatatgttaattttttattttggtttatatatatatatattgtatgatattcacatttttttttgatatatttagtttttatttcaatttgattaATTGTTCTATTTATTTCAAATCATGTTATTTAGAGCTGTACGAGGTCAACAAAATTAATCTATTATTCTGAAgttcaaattaaaattttaaaaatcttacCTCGTTTTACTAGTCATTTACATAtttcaacaacattttgctaagtttTTGTGTTTAAAAACATTCAATTTTTCATTGATTGATATTAAAAAAagcatatgaaataaataataagaaATCACAATAACATTGGCTTTTGTATTGTGTAAGGACTTATAATATGTATTAGAGTCATATGGATCATCTACACATCCATGCTTGTTGTCCACAATCATTTGCTCAAacttttgatttatttaagaagtATGATAATTTCCCCAAAGGTATTTGCAAGCATTTTCTTTGATGAATTTATACACAGAGAAGGTGAAATCAAACAAATCTATGCACATACACTTGCCGATTCTTTCTTACTCATTAAGGTCCACAAATGTGCAATACGTCATTCTCATATTGCATGAGTTCAACCCCATGTGActcaaataaaaattgcacaaaatgATGAGACTATTTACATTGAGGCATCTTCTATATAGGGAGAATTGCCAATGATtgtaaaatcaaatcaataatgttTCTTCAATGTTGTTCCCAAATGGATGTGCATCATTACTTCACATTTAATTTCTATCTACCCTGAATTCATTTAGGTTAATTGTGCATAATTATTTGCATAAATTTAATTAGACTAGATtagttatttaaaatttatttgttttctttagATT is part of the Cryptomeria japonica chromosome 10, Sugi_1.0, whole genome shotgun sequence genome and harbors:
- the LOC131050783 gene encoding uncharacterized protein LOC131050783 — encoded protein: MEFHPLIFRWLCTILLVTGSVLEEGCTLGLGGHTGMLRNNRLRRSSLEKLKRSRIPYSYDSHISISPYEAYNYTQIVDHFGYTPESYQTFPQRYFIDKSNWGGAQNNSPVFVWLGEEGNIAFDLGVGILVDQAPNFKALVVYIEHRYYGTSMPFGGEKEAYANASTMVLAAWFRLKYPHLTIGGLASSAPILYFDKITPTFGYGSVVTKDFRNVSEICYRRINESWDMMDKIASSPRGLLNLSKQFNTCDVLFDFSESIVAIVTEEGKLVQNT